From a region of the Podospora pseudopauciseta strain CBS 411.78 chromosome 7 map unlocalized CBS411.78m_7, whole genome shotgun sequence genome:
- the PUF3 gene encoding mRNA binding protein puf3 (COG:J; EggNog:ENOG503NVGT), whose protein sequence is MTSSSTQRSTNGTTMAGTTRPSRFPNLAPSSTGNGANGIEKSSQPITNTFPAPNTWGSGTSIWSNTNTIGNSFVKSREAVGARDSNDGFVTPSGSGALASASEIDPWGRPGGPWNSNDNSQNRNVSGQTSPNRTRSEVQLHDISGSMPYYSGSQTMTQRALGGSKDAKNGFPKYTSQYADFTDDKDNSFSNLNGEPEQPVGRYPTSRSMQDQSFLGNGHSRDHLSTSGQSDNDLHGQGAPYADYPFGTPHTSIHSQRPSLNGPTGSFHGQNPRSYDHNNIGQQIPDDDLPERLGRMAIGSGLNGGPNALGNLQSFGNGSQDFQLNPGSQPWDHGQGYQAGHSRDSYSNSISLDRRGSGVDHSSSAGSTYRAGATGVGLNSPRSFTPAIDSWSRPVSRDLRSGPEADRRSLSHFPPQSPYYQNGYYNFPQYAPGPYDAVYGRQPMQFPGYPLPQYPFAHNGVPPVRPSSDRDPARGVRSLKLEEFKTGNKSSKRFELKDIYGFIVEFSGDQHGSRFIQNKLETANSDDKNQVFHEIEPNAIVLMKDLFGNYVIQKFFEHGNQAQKQVLAAAMKGKVVELSMQMYACRVVQKALSHVLVEQQAELVKELEPEILTIVKDQNGNHVIQKIIQTVPRQHIGFIFDCFRGRVSELSSHAYGCRVIQRALEHGNEADKQSIMKELHSCAQMLIMDQYGNYVTQHVITDGSPDDRSKMVALVMSQLPIFSKHKFASNVVEKCIKHGTADQQRDIRDRFMSRGDDGNSFLVSLTKDQFGNYVLQTLLSELQGQDRDVLVNEVRPLLASIKKMCTGKQIAGVDRLHNAITSYTPSSTAPTSPGLHVDVSSAVPTPNLTMGPNSPSSSPPSTSESAVEETIGQTDAKPAATDATVNIQDQADEV, encoded by the exons ATGACGTCTTCTAGCACACAGCGATCCACCAACGGCACAACCATGGCAGGCACG ACTCGACCAAGCAGGTTCCCAAACCTTGCCCCAAGCTCCACAGGCAACGGCGCAAACGGTATTGAGAAGAGCTCCCAGCCCATCACAAACACATTTCCGGCGCCAAACACCTGGGGAAGCGGCACCAGCATCTggtccaacaccaacaccattGGCAACAGCTTTGTGAAGAGCAGGGAGGCTGTGGGCGCCAGAG ATTCTAACGACGGATTTGTTACCCCCTCGGGGTCCGGTGCGCTGGCATCCGCATCGGAAATCGATCCATGGGGCAGGCCCGGAGGCCCTTGGAACTCAAACGATAACTCGCAGAACCGCAACGTGTCCGGTCAGACATCTCCAAACCGAACTCGCTCAGAGGTTCAGCTTCATGACATATCAGGCAGCATGCCTTACTATTCGGGGTCACAGACAATGACACAACGTGCCTTGGGTGGCTCAAAGGATGCCAAGAATGGCTTTCCCAAGTATACGTCGCAGTATGCTGACTTCACCGATGACAAGGACAACTCTTTCAGCAACCTGAATGGCGAACCTGAACAGCCTGTCGGCAGGTACCCAACTTCCCGATCTATGCAAGATCAGTCTTTCTTGGGAAATGGGCACTCGCGGGATCACCTCTCCACTTCTGGCCAGTCAGACAATGATTTGCACGGCCAGGGGGCCCCGTATGCCGACTATCCCTTCGGCACACCTCACACTTCGATTCACTCCCAACGTCCCTCTTTGAACGGGCCAACCGGGTCCTTCCATGGCCAGAACCCAAGAAGTTACGACCACAACAACATAGGGCAGCAAATCCCCGATGATGATCTCCCAGAGCGGTTGGGACGCATGGCCATTGGTTCTGGTCTTAATGGAGGCCCCAACGCTTTGGGAAATCTGCAGTCATTCGGTAACGGCTCGCAGGATTTCCAGCTTAATCCAGGCTCCCAGCCTTGGGATCATGGTCAAGGGTACCAGGCTGGACACTCGCGGGATAGCTACTCCAACAGCATCTCCCTGGACAGGCGGGGCTCTGGAGTTGATCACAGCTCGTCTGCCGGTAGCACGTACCGTGCTGGTGCGACTGGCGTGGGGTTGAACAGCCCACGAAGCTTCACACCCGCCATCGATTCATGGTCAAGACCGGTATCACGCGACCTTCGATCGGGGCCTGAAGCGGACCGGCGCAGCTTGTCCCATTTCCCACCGCAGTCACCTTACTACCAGAATGGGTATTACAACTTCCCACAGTACGCACCAGGCCCCTATGACGCTGTCTATGGCAGACAGCCAATGCAGTTTCCGGGATACCCACTTCCACAGTATCCATTTGCTCACAACGGCGTGCCGCCGGTTCGCCCAAGCAGTGACCGGGACCCGGCCAGGGGAGTGCGGAGcttgaagctggaggagttCAAGACTGGGAACAAGTCCAGCAAGCGATTCGAGCTCAAGGACATCTATGGCTTCATTGTGGAGTTCAGTGGTGACCAGCACGGCTCTCGCTTCATCCAGAACAAGCTTGAGACGGCCAACAGTGATGACAAGAATCAGGTCTTCCATGAGATTGAGCCCAATGCCATCGTGCTGATGAAGGATCTGTTTGGCAACTATGTCATCCAAAAGTTCTTTGAGCATGGGAATCAAGCCCAGAAGCAAGTGCTTGCTGCGGCCATGAAGGGCAAGGTTGTTGAACTCTCGATGCAGATGTACGCCTGCCGAGTTGTTCAGAAG GCTCTTTCGCACGTGCTCGTTGAGCAACAGGCTGAATTGGTCAAGGAACTCGAGCCCGAGATTCTCACAATCGTGAAGGACCAGAACGGAAACCACGTCATCCAGAAGATCATTCAGACAGTGCCTCGGCAACACATTGGTTTCATTTTCGATTGCTTCAGGGGACGTGTCAGCGAACTGTCGTCGCATGCGTATGGGTGCCGTGTGATCCAGCGTGCTCTTGAGCATGGGAACGAGGCAGACAAGCAGTCCATCATGAAGGAGCTGCACAGCTGCGCCCAGATGCTGATCATGGACCAGTACGGCAACTATGTGACGCAGCATGTCATCACGGATGGCTCTCCCGATGACCGTTCCAAGATGGTTGCCCTCGTCATGTCTCAGCTGCCCATCTTCTCCAAGCACAAGTTCGCCTCCAACGTCGTGGAGAAGTGCATCAAGCATGGTACGGCTGACCAACAGCGCGACATCAGGGACCGCTTCATGTCCcgaggagatgatggcaaCTCTTTCTTGGTATCCTTGACCAAGGACCAGTTCGGCAACTACGTCCTCC AAACCCTCCTCAGTGAGCTGCAAGGCCAGGATAGGGATGTCCTGGTCAATGAGGTGAGACCGCTTCTTGCATCCATCAAGAAGATGTGCACGGGCAAGCAAATTGCCGGAGTTGATCGCTTGCACAACGCCATCACCAGCTACACACCTTCGTCGACGGCCCCGACTTCTCCTGGCCTTCACGTCGACGTGAGCTCGGCGGTGCCGACTCCAAACCTCACGATGGGCCCGAACAGCCCTTCAAGCAGTCCGCCAAGCACTAGTGAGAGTGCCGTCGAGGAGACGATTGGTCAGACGGATGCCAAACCTGCCGCGACAGACGCGACGGTCAACATTCAGGACCAGGCCGACGAGGTCTAA